GTAGAAATAAATGGGAGAGTAAACCCAGTGCGTGGGTGGAGATAGTTTTCTACAAATGCAAACTTGGCTTACATGTAACATGTTCAAATTTGGATCATATCCAAATTTAGAAAACATATTACGACCTCTATTTTGTCTTGACTCAACATTCGTCATCTCCCACCTTAACATTTTCTAACGGAATTAACTGTCATTCAGAAATTTTTGGATGGTGTCTTCCCTATAAATTTCATGCCTTTTCCCCATACCAAATCAGAACAGAGCTGTGGGGGCATCCGAGTCCTTCTTCCAATAAGCGAAGCCCCAACAGCGCTCTGTAGCTCACcggaaaagggaaaaaattatcaaaaaagaaagaaaaacacgAACACAATCCCAGTTTTGAttacttctttcttctccaattaattctttttctttctcgaAACACAAGTGCGTTACTAGCGTTGTTGATATAGCATTAATTTAGCTTAAATCATCGAAGATGGAtgccaagaagaagaagatgatcaTCATCGGTGTGGTTGTTTTGCTTGTAGTGGTGATTGCAGTGGGAGTGACGGTGGGTATCATGAAATCTAAAGCCAAAAAACTCGCCAAATCCGCCGCCAAGCCCGCCAAGTCGAAAAAGGCCATTGAGGCGATTTGCCAGCCGACCAGCTACAAAGAAACCTGCCAGAGCAGCCTCGAGAAGGTGGCCGGTGACACCACCGACCCTAAAGAGCTGGTCAAGGCCGGGTTCCAGGTGGCAGCGGACAAGGTGAACGAGGTGATCCAGAACTCGGACACCTTGAAAGATCTGGCAAAGGATCCCATGGCTAGCCAGGCTCTGGACGTCTGCAAGGAAATGTTGAACACCGCCGTTGAGGATCTCCTCGGCGCTGTCGATAAGATGGGGCCTTTCGAGATTAGCAAGGTCGATGATTATCTGGAAGATCTGAAAGTGTGGCTGAGCGCTGCCGTCAATCACCAGGCGACTTGCGTAGATGCGTTTAAGGACACCAAGGGTGAGGCCGGGGACAAAATGAAGGGCTTTTTGAAGACAGCACAAGAACTCACGAGTAATGGGCTTGCCATGGTCACCCAAATCTCCTCCCTCTTGGGATCTCTCAACTTAAACTCTCACCGTAGACTCCTCTCTGCGCAGAGCAAGAGGAACTACCAGGCAGTGCCTTCATGGATGGGTGCCCGCCAGCTGCAGCTCTTGACTGCCACCCCACAGAGCCTAAAGCCCAACGTGGTTGTGGCTCAGGATGGGACTGGCAAGTACAAGACCATCAAGGAGGCTTTGAAGGAGGTCCCAAAGAAGAGCAATGAGACCTTTGTGATCTACATTAAGGAGGGAGTTTACAAAGAGCAAATCATCATTGATAGGCAGATGACCAATGTCTTCATGATTGGTGATGGCCCTACCAAGACAAAGATCTCCGGTAGCAAAAACAAGGCAGATGGCACCGCAACTATGCATACTGCAACATTCGGTACGTAACACGCAATTAATAACTAACATGACTATtcatcaaatattaatcaaccATGACACATCAATTGGTGAATAAAATTAGTAAACATATTTGATGCCCTAGCTAACCGTAttcattgattaattaattgtttttggtAATTGATTTATATCCTAATTCTaactcattttcttgtttattgCGTCCTTGCAGCCGCAGTTGGAGACTATTTCGTTGCCAAGGACATAAGATTTGAGAACACAGCAGGGCACATCAAGCACCAGGCCGTGGCACTGCGTGTGCAATCTGACTTTTCCATCTTCTATAACTGCCATATGGACGCGTACCAAGACACCCTCTACACCCAAACCTACCGGCAATACTACCGGGACTGCACCATCACCGGGACCGTAGACTTCATCTTCGGGGATGGAGTGGCGCTGTTCCAAAACTGCAAGATGCTGGTGAGAAAGCCAGGGGATTCACAGTCTTGCATGGTGACAGCCCAAGGCAGGACCGACAAGAACGAGATCACAGCCATAGTCCTCCAAAACTGCACCATCACTGGTGAGCCAGAGTACATGGCTGTAAAGGACAAGAACAAGGCTTACTTGGGAAGGCCATGGAAGGACTTTGCAagggtggtggtgatgaactCACAGATTGACGAGGCCATTCAGCCTGAAGGGTGGACAGAATGGGCTGGTTCCCAGTTTCACAACACTTGCTTTCTTGGTGAGTACGGCAACAGGGGTCCTAGGGCTGACATGGCCCAAAGGGTCAAATGGCCAAGCCTCAAGAAGCTTACTGCCGACCAAGCTGCCACTTTCACCCCTGCCAAGCTCTTTGAGGGTGATCGGTGGATCAAGCCCAGCGGAGTTCCTTATGTTTCTGGAATGGTGTCTGCGTAGATCACAAAtgaaaatcttaaaaaaattctattttggtctgaagaaaaaaaaaatatcacttcatagtttgattgattttgtatcTTGTGATCTTGTGGAATTCTATTCCCTTTCATTTTTCCTACACATGCATACTCATTGAATGATGATAGagattttttaatacaaaaatgtTAGTCATATCACATTTATATACCACCTTTCTAAAAACATGAGCCTAATTGTATTGGTGGGTTTCACCTCTATTAGAAAGGTTGTATGCAAATGTGGTATGCTAGCGTTGCTCTTTTGAATATAATGGTAATCAAGGTAGTGtggagaaaaaaaggaaagaaattaaataactAGTAGTGATAACAATTAATGACAATAATATATATCCACCCTCACAACCCCAAAGATTTAGAGTGCTACTAAATGAACCATAAAGTTAACTAAATAGACCCTAtaatctaagtacaccctaatatttaaatcaaaatgtaaaattaactaagtacaccctatttaaccAAAAATACCCCTAGTGCACCCTAATACACTCTATCACACCTTAATACCAATCCTGAAccaaatttctctttttacatgaatttGTATCCTCAGGTTGACAACTTCAGCTGGGAAACATCTAGAGGTTTACTTTGCAAGCATTGTAAAGCCTGTGGGGAAGAACCTCTGCAGTGATGGCTTCTCAGCAAATCTGAACATAAAGAGGGAACGCATTTTGAGAAGCAGACATGTATTGTTGTACATATTTCAGTGTGTTATGTATTGACAGGCACCAGACTTTGTCTGGCCATGTCATATTGTACTCTTTAGCAATTGTGGCAAAGTTTTGATCTCGTCTTGGAGATGATAATTTCCCGCAAAAGGTCTTGAATATGAAACTTTTTTAGCCTTCCTTCAGGTGTTGCCTCTGCCAGTGCTCATTGCGTTGTTCTTCGTGGAAACCAAGCAATACAAAAGCTTCTCTACATTTGATTAAGGTTGAATATGGTGAGTAGaatgtacttattaaaattatatttgtttcacaattcaatatatatttttcatcattttatattaagatacattagtaattcaatataaaTAGTTTGATAATAGGGTGGTGttgattttagggttcgtttagcaacaCACAAAATTCGTTTGTTTAACAATAATCTTTGGTGGGGCCGCTTAACATTATAGGACAAATAGAAGTCCATGTTTCgtccaaaaaaacaaatactaGTAGCCCATGAAGTTATAAAGGTATTGTTTGGGTCTATTTTTACCCAACCTAATAAATTAGCCAATTGGGCCAATACATGGCTTGGactttataatttgggccaaGTCAGATGATAAAATAAGTGGCATGCACTTATATCACACCCCTAAATTCTTTGCTTGGCGATATCCCCACCTATTTCTGTCTGACAAGCAAATTCTCCCAATCGCTCTATGAACTTCGCTAGGTGGCAACTCACAAATGGCTCCTtatcaataaataattaaaataataataataaaaaaccctCGCATCCCTAATGGGACAAGGAAACTCTCCCAACCGCTCTACAAACTCGCCAAATGGCAACTCTCAATCTCAAATTGTTTCCCACCAGAACTCTGGGGTTTAAGTTTTCCTCCCGGAAGAGCAATAACAGCAACCGCTCAGCTGACCGTTGAAATGAACACAACCGAGAAGAAGATATTCAATAGACTCTCGGCAGCACGTTCGCCATTTTGGCTTGGGGAACTACCTTGGAGTCGCGGGCGGATGGGTTCGCGATAAGGTCCGTATGTATTGATAAATTGGTTCCAGAGAAACAGAGAATTTTTGCTTCGAATTTTAGGTACTTAAGTTAGAAatgtgttttgaattttgcagCTTGTGTTGTGGCACAGCAAAGAGGACGCAAAGAGAAGGGGATTTCACCATTAGCAGGtatttttcttccttgagAATTTGATGTAAATGAGATAATGTCATGATGGGCAAATGAGAACCAGAGGTGTGCTCTGTTGGTATCTAAACTGGAATCAATAAATCTATGTTTCTTTCTCCACAGTgtatacacacacacagacGCTTCCTTTCCCAAGTTCTAGCCTTTTTATTCCCAAACAAATCTCACTCCATTCTCCCCTACCCTACCAATTCGGTTGAAAATATCATGAATGTTTTGCAGCTTAAATCTGGAGGATCACTAGTTGGAGAATGGATAAACATTACAAATCACATTCATATACTTAGTTCTAAGGGAAGACACAACAGCTAGCTACTAACTCCCGATGCTGACTTTGTCAGCTCCTGTTATGACTGTAAGACAAATCCGTGTCTTTGTCTGAGTTGTGGTCTTCTAATCACATCTGGTTTGGAGGAGCTCTAATTGATCAGGAAGCTTTAATCCTAATACCAGCAGGATAGTCAATCAAACAGTGCGTTTACATTGAGTTAATTCTGTATGGATTAAAAACATCCTATTCCTAAGCAAACAGAATCTATTCGAGTACTCCTTGATGGGTAAGGTACTGGAACAGATGCTTATAAATAAGGTCCCTTCCTATCGGCTAAAATACACTCATAACAGAAAACTCACCCCATCCAGAGATAGAGATAAAGAGCCGAGTAGGAGTAGGAGAAGAAGATCCTTATTCACAATGAAGAAGATCCTTATTCACAATGTCTGATCAAGGTTAGTATTTGAGATTCGAAGACTTGAAAGAACTTACAATGACATGATTAAGTAGAGAATTTCTCATAAGTGTTTGCTCCTCTTGATCTGTACGAGCTTGTCAAACACACACCATGGAAAGCTTAGGAAATGATCTCTTTCCATTCCCTTGTTGCCGCAACCCCAGTAACGAGGATGATATGTAACATGATACCAAGCCGATGCTTTTGCTGCATGTTCATCATTGATATCAGGGTTCGTATCGGACTGCATATCACTTCCCAGCTTCTCATCAAACCAGTTCCTAGCTTCCTTTTTCAATGCCTTTAGAGCGTAATGAATTGACTCCAAGTCGTTTTCCCCATTGAATCTTTTTGATACTGCAGTGATGCTCCCAGTTAGTATTTCTGCTTCAGTTTTGAAACCGTAGTCATCTATCAGGTTTCCAAGCTTGTAGTCATATTCCCTTTTGTAATTGATGGCATCTTTGACGTAGTTTTCAAATCCATCTACCTCCATGTCAGTGTCATAGAACTTCAAAGCCACTTCCATAGTGAAGGCTTTAATCGTGGCCGAGTTTGAAGGTGAATCTGATGCAAGCTCAAGATCTTTCACCTGTCGGAAAAGCTGCCCAATCACACGCTTGGACTCGTAGGTGGGTTTATCAAACTTTTCCATAAAATCAGGGTATTCATGGACACGAAGGTGGCTTGGCACTTTCACTACCACACCAGTCTTCGGAGAGTCGACAGCATGCGAGTTGAGATGGGCGAGCTCGATGCATGAAGCACTGCTAGCCTTCCAGTGCTCTCTGTCTGCAAAGACAATATGTGCATTACAAATTATCCCCAAGTTGTCGTTCACTATGAAGTTGGTAAAGGATTCCTCAACCTCCTGTAACAAACACAAGAGAACACCATGAATGAGGCAGAGACAAGATTCGACAAGCAAAGAAGTATATATGTTTCTAATATTATTGACTACATTTTAGTTGATGAATTTGAGAAATACCTCCATTGTCACATCATGATCCAATTTAATAGTCTGTGCTGGGGTATAATTCATGGGTCGAACTTGCAGAGGAGGAATTAGATCAGGGTCCCAACTGACAAAGTAAAAATCTCCATCTAAATCACTTCCCGAGCATTCATTGGGATGAGGTCTGATACATTACAATGAAAGAAATATAGTCAGTACGTAAATAGTTTGAAGGCAGCAAATTATTGTCAAACAGATCTTAATCAACTAAAAGATTCGACAAAGTTACTTGCCTCTTTCCTTTCTGAGGGAAAACTACACAATCCACCATGTGGTGCAATGCCGGCACGTTCACAGCCTCAAGAACGCGAACATCCCCTGGGTGTAAACAGGGGTTTTTGGCAACCACTACTTTTCCCCGGACAATAAAATTGTCATCACTTGAAGTATCGCTCCTATTGCAGCCAAAGGTCTTCCGGCGGGAACATTGCACATATACTTGACCGTATTCCAATGTCCGGGTTTCATCTAGACATCCCATCAAGGATCTTCCATCTGGAACAAATATCCGTGTCTTGGTCCGCAGTTCTACAA
The window above is part of the Prunus dulcis chromosome 1, ALMONDv2, whole genome shotgun sequence genome. Proteins encoded here:
- the LOC117625548 gene encoding putative pectinesterase/pectinesterase inhibitor 28 yields the protein MDAKKKKMIIIGVVVLLVVVIAVGVTVGIMKSKAKKLAKSAAKPAKSKKAIEAICQPTSYKETCQSSLEKVAGDTTDPKELVKAGFQVAADKVNEVIQNSDTLKDLAKDPMASQALDVCKEMLNTAVEDLLGAVDKMGPFEISKVDDYLEDLKVWLSAAVNHQATCVDAFKDTKGEAGDKMKGFLKTAQELTSNGLAMVTQISSLLGSLNLNSHRRLLSAQSKRNYQAVPSWMGARQLQLLTATPQSLKPNVVVAQDGTGKYKTIKEALKEVPKKSNETFVIYIKEGVYKEQIIIDRQMTNVFMIGDGPTKTKISGSKNKADGTATMHTATFAAVGDYFVAKDIRFENTAGHIKHQAVALRVQSDFSIFYNCHMDAYQDTLYTQTYRQYYRDCTITGTVDFIFGDGVALFQNCKMLVRKPGDSQSCMVTAQGRTDKNEITAIVLQNCTITGEPEYMAVKDKNKAYLGRPWKDFARVVVMNSQIDEAIQPEGWTEWAGSQFHNTCFLGEYGNRGPRADMAQRVKWPSLKKLTADQAATFTPAKLFEGDRWIKPSGVPYVSGMVSA